CAGCCCTGCGGCCCCCGCCCCCATGAGGCGGCGGGTCCAGGAGAGCACGCGGTGCACGAAGGTCGGGACCGCAGGGACCATCGGCGCTCCAGGGGTGGGGTGGGGGGCGAGGATAGCACGGGGTCGGGGCGGTGCCCAAACGGGGGACGGAAGCACGGACCGCCACGGACGGGCACGGACGGGCAGGGGGGGTGGCGCCTGCGCGGTGGGCTCGGGTAAGATCCGCCCATGCCTCGCGCCACCTTCTTCGAGATTCGGGGGCCCCGGTGGGATCTGGCCCTGTGCCGTCAGGTGGAGGCCGCCTACGAGGCCGGGGAGCGGGTGTGCGTGTGGGCCGAGTCCGAGGCGGAGGCCCGGCGCCTCGACGACCTCCTGTGGACCTTCCGGGACGAGTCCTTCGTCCCCCACGACCTCTGGCAGGGGGAGGCCGCCCTCGACACTCCCGTGGCGGTGGGGTGGCGTCCGGGAAGCCCCAACGGAGCCACCTGTCTCGTCCTCGCCCGGGACACCGCACCTGCCGAGGTTGCAGGCTTCGCCCGGGTGGTGGATTTCGCCCCCGTGGACCTCCCCGAGCGCCTCGGGCCCGCCC
This Thermodesulfobacteriota bacterium DNA region includes the following protein-coding sequences:
- a CDS encoding DNA polymerase III subunit chi yields the protein MPRATFFEIRGPRWDLALCRQVEAAYEAGERVCVWAESEAEARRLDDLLWTFRDESFVPHDLWQGEAALDTPVAVGWRPGSPNGATCLVLARDTAPAEVAGFARVVDFAPVDLPERLGPARARFRTFRAAGFEVEFCKGGP